A region of the Silene latifolia isolate original U9 population chromosome 9, ASM4854445v1, whole genome shotgun sequence genome:
TTCGTCGTCCATCGGGAAATCCCATCACAGATGGCGTCTCTGTCCAGATTTTATTAAGAAGCTCGCGTTTTCCCGTTATATGATGGGAAGCATCGCTATCAATTAGCCATTCAGTAATCACATTAACTTTCATACTTGATAGTTTATCGTTACCGTCTGGACTCGCCATTAATAAGCTTCAGAGTCGCTCTATCTCATTGTTGGTGAAAGGTATGTTTTATCTTTGTGGTTCATTCTCCCTTGAAGTTAACGAACTGCTTCCAATGACATGAGCATGGAACGTATTCAGCTGGCCTCCACGTTCCCCAGAGCGTCCGCCTCCACGTCCATAATTACCACAATTGAAGCCCCCTCCTTGACGACCTCTGCCTCGGCCACGACTTTTTACAGCCTCGTACCCGTGTTTATCATAACAAGTTTCTTCAGTATGATAATACTTACCATAGTGAGTGCACAAGGGTGGTCCGTCGTCATCTTCTGTGTCCTGTTCCGAGAACGCACCCTTGCCTCTTCCAGTTCCCTGCACCTTTACAACCATTACCGCctcatttttctcttcttttctcttcgtcATTATTGTGTGCCTTTGTTCTCTCAAGATCAGCGAGTATGCCTTGGTAAGCGAAATAATTGGATCCTCCATTAACAGATTGGTACGAATATCACCATATAACGTCGTATTGAGTTCCATAAAAAATTGATGGACTTTCTCCTCTTCACGTTCCTTGGCTAACATCACTGCGGCACCACAAGTACACTTTGGAACTTTGCTATAATTAGCAAGTTCATCCCATATTATCTTCAACCGAGTGTAGTATTCCACAACTGATAACCGTCATTGTTTACACTTGTTTAATTCTTCCTTTAATTGATGCGCTCTTGGTGCATTGCCTGCCGAAAAATGATGCTACAATTCTTCCCATATTTCTGCAACCGTCAATGTAAAAGTAATACTCGGTTGCAATTTCGGGTCAATACATTCCGTAGCCATGCTTTCAACATGCAATTGCACTGACGCCATGCTAGTTATTCGATATTGTCATCTCCTTTTTCCCCGCCTGGTTTCTTCACCTTTCCTTCAACAGATCCTAATTTGTTTTTTGCGTCAAGGTCGTTTCTGACGACATCTACCCACAAATCATTATTATCACTATTAAAGATGGTTTGTGTGAGCTTTATATTGGGGTTATCCGACAGATGAAGGTATAGAGGTGAGGTTACAGGTATGGATGGGTTTTCAATAGGTTTTCCTCCTTTCCCTTTTTCTCCTTCTCCTGGCATTTCGTGATGTTGTATTTTCTAAAAAAACAAATTGGGAAATTTGGCAGTGATTGAATTGAAAAAGGCTCACGATACTATGATAAATTAAGAATCACAAAAGAAATGATGGGAAAGATTAATTCTCATTGATACATAAACTGTATTACACAACCTTGCATAGTTACAATCTCGACTCAACCCTATCTAATATCGTATCTCCGACTAAAAGGAAGAAACTATGCTAAACGATATTCTATGTCTGATAAGAAATATACAATACTTGCAATACAATGTATACTATCTAAAGTATCTCCTATAATATTCTAACAAGAAGGGAGGTGTGAGACCACCTAATTTGAGGATAATAGTAGAATTGATACGATAGGAAAACAAGCATAAAACAAATGAGTCTACATGATGGTTGAAGGATAATTAAATTCAACAAGATATTTTTTATGTTGACGACTTGACGTGTATTACAGTTTGATAAGATATTTAAGTGGTTAACAAAGTGTTAAAAGCCAAATAATACCTTTTTGTCACCAAAATCGAATCTAAGTTTATCATGTGACGACTCCTTGTTATATTGTTGGATAACTAAGACGGAAGAATTTGTAGAGAAATCTGATGTTACAAGAATATCTCCTAGTGGACCTAACTCTTTATATTCACTCCACACTTCTAAACCGGCTATTAATGGATATATTTGTGATTGACTCCTTCCAATTATGTACAAACTACAATCTTGATGCATTTCCCTTAATATTGAAATAGCTTCATTTCCTGTGTTTGCCAACTTCTCAATGTAATGTATTGACTTATTATCGGCATTTTTTTCATGAAAATCCTTTAGAAACTCATCATcaattttcttttctccttcGATTTGTTTCCATATTTCTAAAAGATCGTTTCCTTGTTCAATACTATAACTACCGCAGTTGTCGGGCGGCCGAAATTCCATAGTGATTTCTCGAATAAGGAACCGAATAATTGTCAGTGTAATAAATGGATGCTTTGCCATTCTTGATGCATAAGTTAAGGCTTCTCGATCATCTGCCCCACTGATGTAAATCATGGTTATTTGTGTATGTATTTCACTATTATTTCTTAAATTGTTATGAATGGATGTTGAAGATAAACAAGGTATCCTTAGTCCTCGGTCGATGAAAAGAGCTACAGAGCAAGGAGCAATGGACATGATTCTTTGATTAACAACTTTGAATTCAACGTCTGCATCCTCTAAATTGCAATCAATTCCTTGTTGCATATGAGATGACAAAATAATAAGGGATGCATGCTTACTTTCAGCGAAATTGCAGATGTTCTCGTGAATGAGATCGATTGGAGAAATCATTGTAAACAATTGTGCCAAACCAAATGTACCCTTATTTTCCTCGTACTCATGAAATGCTTCAATGATTTGGAAAGAATGGTATGTGGCTCTTCTAAAGAAAGGCGTCGAATCGACATCAAAATACGAGTTATGTGGTTCATGTTCAATAAGCATAGGAGGAGCATGACCCAACAATTCAATAAGATGTAACGCGAAAATCGACATACGCGGTCTTGATGTGATATTTGATATTTCCAACAGATTGATTATGTTATAGACATGTTGTCGAGCATGTATACAACAGATGATACGGAGCTCTTCATTTGGATTTGCTCCTTGTAACGTCCTTTGTCCATGCAAATTCTTAGACTTCCTTGTCCATGCATAACACACACTTGTTATTGGCGCAACCACTGCTGTTGATAACATTATTATAAGTAATAGTGATACATACGTATCTTGTGTCAAATGCTGAAATGAATTAAAAACATATACTAGTCAATAACTTGAAAGGATATTATTAATTTAACCTTTAATATACCACCTTATCACATACATCAGTTATATATCCCGCTAATAGGCCAGGGGAATTTTAAAATATTTAATCTGTAGAGATGGAGTATTACCTACCCCTCTATCACGGCCGATATTAAGAATGACGAGCGGTATAAGCCCCTTTGTGCTCAACAGAACACCAAGTGCAAAACCATCAATAACCGAGAAGTTGCATATGAATGAACATAAAAAAGTGCAGAGAGCCTTTGATATGACTGCAGTTACTATAAGTAGCGATGATTTGAAGCATTTAATCAGTATATCGATATCTATTTTGGTTCCCATATTGGCAAAGTAAAGTGGCATTAGAACACCTAAGATACACTCTTCCATCTTTTGTATCAAAGTCTCTGAAATCACACCACAAGGAACACTAGTACCTAACACAAATGCTGCAAAAATGAAATGTGACCCAATATAGTTTCCAAGGAAGCCACATGTCAAGACAAAGAAGATAATAATTAACAAAACTACGTCATTGATGTAAGTTTGACCTCCTTTTGAAACATAGTTTGATATTTTTGTGATAATAGGCTTGATAACAATACCACAAAAAACCATGTATAAAAGACTAGAAGTAATAGCCAACCAAGTACTAGGCCTGTTAAAAGTGCTATCATTTTCTGGTGAAGAGGTAGATATACCCAAAGTGAATTGGACAAATACTGAAGTGAATACATCATGAATTAATGCCAAAGCCAAAGCCTCTTGTCCTATATTTGTGCAAAATATTCTTAGGTTGGCTAAAATAGGTGTAAATGTTGGAAAACTTGTGGCTGCTGTAATGATTCCCCAGTAAAATGTCACAACTTCTCCATTTATGGTTTTGTTTTCAGCTTCATTAAGGCTTCTAAATTGTTGATATAGAACACATCCAATTAGGAAAGAAGATAGAAATGCAACAATACCAAGGCATGTTGTCTTGTATCTCTTGTGAGAAATAGGTGTCATGTCTGCATGCAACCCTTGGATAAACATGGCGTAAATAAGTCCCAAGTTAGACATCGTTTCAAGAATTAAGAGGGAATCTTTTGGAAATACAAACTTTTCTAAATTCTCATTCATTTTTCTTAACGTAGAGGGACTTAGTACTAAAGCAGTCTgcaaacaaaaaaaatatattatcaTAAGAACGATTAATTAATCACATAATTTAATGTAGGTATAATTGTTTCTATTTAATAATTTACATTACCTCGAGATGTTTTTAACATATTTATATATTCAATCATTTAAAAGGTTTGATATTCAACGAATAATAAATAATTCAATATTTAATTAATATTCTTAATCATATAATATATGGAATACTAATTGAAAATCTTATCTTAAATATATGACATGTGAAAGAAAAGACACTTACAAGAATACTAGACAAGATTCGAGGTTGTCGGAGAAGTTGAAAAACAAACGAAAAGCCATGATTGATAACCATGGACAAAGCCAACTGAAATACAAGTTTCGGAACCGGTGCATCCAACGAAGGTATATCTCCCCATTGTTTCTCATAATCAACCACTTTTGCATAACATATAGGATTCACAAGTACAGTTTGATTCATTTTTCATGTGTTCTTTAACATTCTGAAACATCAAGGATAACATGAAATAATTAGCTATTTAGACGGAGGAAAAAAAACAAATTGAGTGGGAAATATACCCTTCATGGTTTCCTAGCTATTGAagttgtttttattgtttaatgtCTATTATTAGTGTCATTCAAAGTTTATCATTTAATACTTTTCACACGCACATATATGTAtttatgtatgtgtgtatatgTTTGTATGTGTGTGCGCGCGCGTGCGTCTATATATTGGTAGAAACTGATAAGTCCATTTTCTTAGATAAGTCTATCTTACCAATTAAAACGGTTAGATCTAATGAGAGCAACAATCCAAAGTAATTGAAAAATGGATTGGAGATAAGGGATCATCACTCTATACACTAAGTTAAAATATCACACTCCCAATATCTTACTTCTTATTCTCCACCTTTTCCCCCTTCACTCTATAACTCTCTATTACAACATGATAGGATaaaaactaggtgtcgtaataACTAAAATTAACTATGAAATTAACAATTTAATAACCTTAACTCGACTTTAAACTATTCTAATTTAAgaaagtaatatagtgcaagcCCAAGGTACTAAAGGCTAAAGACTCGATTTTTAGAATATTGAATACTAATTTAGAAATCAAATGAAGGATTAAGAGTCACTAATTTAACTTATACACAAACAATGGGTACTAACAATAATAAACACAGATTGACATAAAAAGGAGAAtttgatatttctgggtttgactttcttgttgagtgcccgttgtatacgtcattcgtatagctggacgttgtgcaaggcgttgactcgtcgttcgtctaggaggatgagttgctcgtaccttcgacgggtccattccgcctccgcgacttgactttctagtagaatgcgtagagatgggacttcCAGCTTTACTGGTTGcactgcctccataccgtatgctaggtagaagggtgttgctctcttgttggtgttcgaatagaggttcggtatccccaaagtgcgaatgggagtttgctcggctaaTCGCGGTAAATGTCCTGCATTTTCGTGATGATTGTGATAAGTGTTTTGTTTGCGACCTCTACTACTCTAATGGTTTGGGGACGTTAGGGAGATGAACAATgccgtttgattttgtacttgtctAACAAGGTTTGTGCTTCGGCTCGAAAATGGGGGCCTtgatcactgatgatttcatggggtaccccatgtctgcaaatgatgttgtcttggatgaacttggccacttgtttagcGGTCAAGACGGCATAAGATtgtgcttctacccactttgtgATAGTCGACTGCGACTAGGAAAAAGAAatgtcctttggtgcctatcggattgactttgccgatgatgtcaatgtcccaggtcgagaaaggtcagggtgatgtcatggtgtatagaaGGGATGGTGGTGTGTGTCGTATATTGGCaaaaatttggcaattgtggcaatgtttgacgtagtttccgTTAGTTTAAGACCCTCATTAGACACTTCTAATGTAatacaaattacaaattaatttataaaaacaTGATCCTAAAACATACATGCAAGCAAAAATAAGATTTAAGGAAGAAATTTCCTTAGAATGGTAATTTGGCTATAAATGGGCACAACAAAAGACTCCTTCTTTTGTTGTTCTTGTGCTTAAATGGTGGATGAACCTCCTAACCCAACAATCACCAAAATAGGTGATCTccttcaagtagcacccaagattaAGCCCAAAAAATCAACtaaattattaactagataattttAGTTGAAAATAGTTTATAATATGTTAGTATTATTACTACTAATAATACTTTATGTATGTTATGTTTTGTGAATTTATTTGATGAAAACTTGATCAACTTTTGATAAACTTAAAAGAtgaaaaagatgagaaaaaagggTCTATTTTCCTCTTCTTTGGTCCGGCCAAATACAAAGAAAAAGGGGTCTTTTTTGTCTTAAAAAATTAACCTCTTAATGTGTGCATTACATAGGGTATATATAGACAACCCAAATGTAAAGAAATCGGAAACATCCTATGTGAAAGAGGAGGAAAAGTGGTTAAACACATTTGATATTATCATATGTATCAAAACCGGTTTTATATAGTGTTTTGGGTCTTATTTTGACttttgacatttgtcccacaaatgtttataagtcctatatttaattatcttatataatttaatattaatttaattatctaaaacttaaataatacaaattaataaaTAATATCCACTTAACGTATTAAGCAATATtataccattttatcaatataaaatgtgtcttatCAAAACccattagctaattttacaacctcttgtaaatataaatagctaattacctccgcctcacaatatatacacacacacacatataaaattagtaattaactattaattactacattccttttatttattaatCAATTATCATATAGTtgaataataaatctctttggctcgagttcgtaactcgtcatcaaataatatattcactTGACTAATTAATAGTCAATATATAAGGTACTAATTAAATTGTATcttatacaaataattagtttttccatttgggcatgatcctataggtgtgacctaaagggatcagttaATCACCGCCGTcttacgacagtaacgtcaaactctagtgagTCGAGTGTTACCGATTTACGTTGATCAACTgacaaataaaatatattttatatccctgatattccttttatgaGATTTATAATGTAATCGCATTATTAAggaggacactcactccaacaaCCTCCCACTTGTCCGATATAACTGTGCGCtatcaattctcttgtccgttaaatctcccactcaatgcaagatgtctttcaggtcgttcttgcacgtgatcataccaaatagtggtttcctcgatctggaggataactgtctgaccggataatctacaaTAGATTTCATCTGAGAATGGGCACGCATTTCCAGTCAcatctcctcgagtggccttgagatattaaACCCTGACAAGGGTGGACAATCctattgacctattttcttcgttcaatatagatcacaatgacccagtagatgcctattggcctccttttacggcgcgacctaggacaaaaaccaaagtcaacgGAAAACTATACCAATTCAGACAAATAGTCGCAAGtttaaagaattgactcaaaggaataaatagaaatccttgccATGACCAGGCAACAGAAGGATTTTATAAATGGTCATTGTCCAATAGAGTGTCTCAACATTCTGCCTATGTAATAAACCGGTCCTCTCTATGACCTAATAGTAGTTGAACataccatcaatcgacttacaatctagtcactctgagacgtcacctaaTTAAGTAAGTAGGGAcgaaatacaatgttaatccagttcactttaaaggggttcaacgttgtcattacaacctatttggataaaacaaagtatttAAATTCAGATAAAACTGAAATACTAGAGTTTATACACtataaaaactcaaacgataaatatgattatcatatatgaaataattaatACAATATCTAATTATTACATATCTCATAATCTACGATAATTCAGGCATTCGCCTTAATCCCATAAAAGctacatgaccatcatgcttagcctgagATAAAAGCTTGGTTAAAGGATCTGCAATATTTGCATctatcccaaccttacaaatcgctattTTCTTCCTTTCaatataatctctaattacatgaattttctttgtacatgtctagacttattaCTATACTTTGGCTCTTTTGCTTGGCCCCATTGTtatcacaatagatagtgataAGATCTTTAGCTGTCGGAACTACCCTTAGTCCTTCCAAATATTGTCGAATCCACACAGCTTATTTTGCAGCTTCAGATgatgcaatgtactcagcttccgttgtagaatccgcaatgaccgactctttaaaacttctccagcaaaccgcacCTCCATTTACcataaagacaaaaccagcctgggatttcatatAATCCATGTctgtttggaaactggcatccgtgtAACCTTTTACACGTAACTCAGACTCCCCTCCAAATACGAAGAacgaatctttagtccttctcaagtacttaagaatattcttgacgactatccagtgactctcacctggattattttggtaacgactcgtcatactcaaagcatacgagacgtcaggacgggTGCACATCAtagcgtacatgattgatccaatagtagaagcataaggaatcgatttcatgcgttcaatatcatTAGGCTTAAttggacactgtgacttactcaaagtaatcccactaCCTATTGGCAGAAATCCTCTCTTAGAGATTTTCATATTGAACCTATCAAAAATCTTATCaatgtaagcttcttgactcaaatctaatatccttttggttctatctctatagatccggatacctaagatgcgctgagcttctcccaaatcttttaTTTGGAAGTGTTTTCCTAACCATTCATTTACTGAAGTAAAgttacatcattcccaatgagtagtatgtcatccacatacaagacAAGGAATACAactttgctcccactaaacttcttGTATAAACACGGCTCCGGCCTCAACACTTTAAgtaaaaccattctgtttaataacatgatcgaAACGATGGTTCCAACTCCTTCATGCcttcttaagaccataaatggttctcttaagtttgcacactttgttaggatttttaggatccacaaaaccttcaggttgtgtcatataCCCTTCCTCTTCTAGAAGCCCATTATAGAAGGCGGTCTTGACATTCATTTGCCagatttcataatcatgaaatacagcaatcgctaacataatcCTAACGGTCGAAGCATTGcaactagacctgtcaaacgggtcgggtaaGTCGGGCCCCGGGTCAGGTCATATGGGTCAGGttagaatacgggtcgggtcaaatacgggtcgggtcagatacgggtcgggtcatacggatCACGGATCGGGTtaaggtcagaatacgggtcaagaaataatttttagcgccttttttaaacgatttttttaatttaaaaaatattttttttaaaaagtaaagcatatttaaaactattattttaatcatattcaacatttacattaattatatttacataattattcaaataatttttttaataattattttattattaaatattataaaagttatataaaattgactttttagttgaatttgcaattttaagtaataaaaaattaattttttaactatatttttaaatataatatataaatattaatatttttaataaaattcatgattttttcttgacccaacgggtcgacccgttcgggtcgggtctcgaccctaaaataacgggtcatttcgggttcgggtcaaacgggtcgcgggtcgaaacccgggtttgtaaccctaagTAAAACGGGTCGGGCcggtcgggtcgagttttgacaggtctaattgcaactggtgcaaaagtctcGTCATAGTGTAAGCCATGaacttgagtaaaaccttttgccaccaatcgcGCTTTGTAGACAtttttatgtccatccatgccaacCTTTATCTtaaatatccatttacactgaagaggtctaaCATCTTCAGGTAAATCTACCAGGTCCCATACATGATTGTcgaacatggaatccatttcagatcgcatggcctcaagccattgTTTGGAGTCGGAACTAGATATAGCCGTTGTGTAGGTTgcaggttcgtcactttctaaaagtaacacatcataatcaccatcctcttcgataacTCCTAGATATCTATCATGTTGGCGACTAATTCTACCTGATCTCCTAGGTTTCGAAGGAATTACAACTGAATTAGATGCCAAAGGAACATTTTCCTATGTCATctcctcagtttgtggctcttgaacttcagaCAGTTCAAATTTTcttccactctgtcttctagaaataaaatccttttctaGAAAGACTGTATCTCGAGAAGCAAACAGTTTGCCCTCTTGACGGTAATAGAAATAATAACCACGAGTTTCCTTTGGATAACCCACAAAGAAACACTTGTCGGATCGGGGAGCTAATTTATCGTCAGACTTTCTTTTGACATAAGCTTCGCAACCCCATACACGAAGAAACGACAAGTTAGGGACCTtacctttccatatctcatatggagttttctcggccgctttagtcggacttcgattTAGTGAGAATATAGCACACAAAAGCGCAAAACCCCAAACTGAGTCAGGTAattcagtttgactcatcatggatcaaaccatatctaataaagttcgattcctcctttcagccacaccattcaaCTGCGGTGTACCTGGAGGAGTTAACTGTGAAACTATTCCACAGCTTTTCAGGTGATTAGCAAAGTCATTACTTAGATATTCCTttccacgatctgatcgtaatgttttgatctttctttgaagttggttctctacttcactttgaaactccttgaatttatcaaaatcttcaattttatatctgattaagtaaacatagccatatctattaaaatcatcagtaaaagtgatgaagtagtcataacCACCTCTGGCAGTGATTGTCATTGGtgcacatacatcggtatgtataagacCCAACAACTTACTCGCTCGTGTACCTTTTCCAGAAAAAGGagtacgagtcattttgccaagtaaacAAGATTCACATATTCCATAATATTCAAAATTGAATGGCTTGAGAACTCCTATGGACACAAGTCTCTTTGTACGCTTCTCGTTTATATGACCTAAATGACAATGCCAAAGGAAAGATTGATCAGAATCActgataggcttatcgtgtacctatgcaaagataattaccctagacaacaaatgaatgtagcaataggggtcgaacacaaggagacgggaattgcgttatgaaatgctatgggaagatttctatcaagatcgatttcgttttgggtttgtttgtttggtttgataACTAACAAAAATTGtgatgtaaactatatgataaaagggagtctaggggagtcgggtcacacatgcaagggtaaatataagatcatgttaaacttgatatcaataacattgtcaattgtttaggcttagagacacccaccttacgacattagtgtcaaccatataccgggtcctagagaaactctcgtccatga
Encoded here:
- the LOC141598461 gene encoding cation/H(+) antiporter 15-like, yielding MNQTVLVNPICYAKVVDYEKQWGDIPSLDAPVPKLVFQLALSMVINHGFSFVFQLLRQPRILSSILTALVLSPSTLRKMNENLEKFVFPKDSLLILETMSNLGLIYAMFIQGLHADMTPISHKRYKTTCLGIVAFLSSFLIGCVLYQQFRSLNEAENKTINGEVVTFYWGIITAATSFPTFTPILANLRIFCTNIGQEALALALIHDVFTSVFVQFTLGISTSSPENDSTFNRPSTWLAITSSLLYMVFCGIVIKPIITKISNYVSKGGQTYINDVVLLIIIFFVLTCGFLGNYIGSHFIFAAFVLGTSVPCGVISETLIQKMEECILGVLMPLYFANMGTKIDIDILIKCFKSSLLIVTAVISKALCTFLCSFICNFSVIDGFALGVLLSTKGLIPLVILNIGRDRGHLTQDTYVSLLLIIMLSTAVVAPITSVCYAWTRKSKNLHGQRTLQGANPNEELRIICCIHARQHVYNIINLLEISNITSRPRMSIFALHLIELLGHAPPMLIEHEPHNSYFDVDSTPFFRRATYHSFQIIEAFHEYEENKGTFGLAQLFTMISPIDLIHENICNFAESKHASLIILSSHMQQGIDCNLEDADVEFKVVNQRIMSIAPCSVALFIDRGLRIPCLSSTSIHNNLRNNSEIHTQITMIYISGADDREALTYASRMAKHPFITLTIIRFLIREITMEFRPPDNCGSYSIEQGNDLLEIWKQIEGEKKIDDEFLKDFHEKNADNKSIHYIEKLANTGNEAISILREMHQDCSLYIIGRSQSQIYPLIAGLEVWSEYKELGPLGDILVTSDFSTNSSVLVIQQYNKESSHDKLRFDFGDKKVLFGF